One window of the Ictidomys tridecemlineatus isolate mIctTri1 chromosome 11, mIctTri1.hap1, whole genome shotgun sequence genome contains the following:
- the Bcas2 gene encoding pre-mRNA-splicing factor SPF27 isoform X1 — translation MAGTGLVAGEVVVDALPYFDQGYEAPGVREAAAALVEEETRRYRPTKNYLSYLTAPDYSAFETDIMRNEFERLAARQPIELLSMKRYELPAPSSGQKNDITAWQECVNNSMAQLEHQAVRIENLELMSQHGCNAWKVYNENLVHMIEHAQKELQKLSSGNPRSRGTSGYNLAGRVPAWCRTSHGKRRGSGAGVCSDPFLTVKKPGVFSIWAPHCYCLILIISHIAKAHPNHHSSINF, via the exons ATGGCGGGCACGGGGCTAGTGGCCGGCGAGGTTGTGGTGGACGCGCTTCCGTATTTTGATCAAGGTTATGAAGCGCCTGGCGTGCGAGAAGCG GCTGCAGCGTTGGTGGAGGAGGAAACTCGCAGATACCGACCTACCAAGAACTACTTGAGCTACCTCACAGCCCCGGATTATTCTGCGTTTGAA ACTGACATAATgagaaatgaatttgaaagacTGGCTGCCCGACAACCAATTGAATTGCTCAGTATGAAACG ATATGAACTTCCAGCCCCTTCCTCTGGTCAGAAAAATGACATTACCGCATGGCAAGAATGTGTAAACAATTCTATGGCCCAGTTAGAGCATCAGGCAGTTCGAATTGAGAATCTGGAACTAATGTCTCAGCATGGATGTAATGCCTGGAAAGTATATAATGA AAATCTAGTCCATATGATTGAACATGCACAGAAAGAGCTTCAGAAGTTAAG ttctggaaatCCAAGGTCAAGGGGTACATCTGGTTATAAccttgctggcagagtcccagCGTGGTGCAGgacatcacatggcaagagacgGGGAAGTGGCGCAGGTGTGTGTTCAGATCCCTTTCTCACTGTTAAAAAACCTGGTGTATTCAGTATTTGGGCTCCACACTGTTACTGTCTAATCCTAATCATCTCTCACATTGCAAAGGCCCACCCCAACCACCATAGTTCAATTAACTTTTGA
- the Bcas2 gene encoding pre-mRNA-splicing factor SPF27 isoform X2: MAGTGLVAGEVVVDALPYFDQGYEAPGVREAAAALVEEETRRYRPTKNYLSYLTAPDYSAFETDIMRNEFERLAARQPIELLSMKRYELPAPSSGQKNDITAWQECVNNSMAQLEHQAVRIENLELMSQHGCNAWKVYNENLVHMIEHAQKELQKLRKHIQDLNWQRKNMQLTAGSKLREMESNWVSLVSKNYEIERTIVQLENEIFQIKQQNGEANKENIRQDF, from the exons ATGGCGGGCACGGGGCTAGTGGCCGGCGAGGTTGTGGTGGACGCGCTTCCGTATTTTGATCAAGGTTATGAAGCGCCTGGCGTGCGAGAAGCG GCTGCAGCGTTGGTGGAGGAGGAAACTCGCAGATACCGACCTACCAAGAACTACTTGAGCTACCTCACAGCCCCGGATTATTCTGCGTTTGAA ACTGACATAATgagaaatgaatttgaaagacTGGCTGCCCGACAACCAATTGAATTGCTCAGTATGAAACG ATATGAACTTCCAGCCCCTTCCTCTGGTCAGAAAAATGACATTACCGCATGGCAAGAATGTGTAAACAATTCTATGGCCCAGTTAGAGCATCAGGCAGTTCGAATTGAGAATCTGGAACTAATGTCTCAGCATGGATGTAATGCCTGGAAAGTATATAATGA AAATCTAGTCCATATGATTGAACATGCACAGAAAGAGCTTCAGAAGTTAAG GAAACATATTCAGGACTTAAACTGGCAGCGAAAGAACATGCAACTTACAGCTGGATCTAAATTAAGAGAAATGGAGTCAAA ttgggTATCCCTGGTCAGTAAGAATTATGAAATTGAACGGACTATTGTGCAACTAGAAAATGAAATCTTTCAAATTAAGCAGCAAAATGGAGAGGCAAACAAAGAAAACATCCGGCAAGATTTCTGA